From Microbacterium sp. YJN-G, a single genomic window includes:
- a CDS encoding ABC transporter substrate-binding protein → MRSIHPLRGAVAAIAVAALAGTLGGCSAGSDLGVTTLNFFQFKGEAREDFDAIIEKFEVENPDIKVVQNQVADADTIIRTLLVKDKAPDVITLNGNGNFGRLAQAGVFYDFSDEPVLDTINPAVQEILADLGNKEGEVNSLGYVNNANGIIYNADIFAEQGIEVPETWDELIAACEQLQDAGIQPIYATLADSWTAVPSFNGLGAYAVQDGFFEEMRAEGENVGPDSPASFTQDFAEPLDRELQLYSYAQEGFRGATYDDGNAAFARGEAAMLLQGIWAVNGIKQVDPDINAAIFPYPTDAEQDRVIVSGVDVTVTMGRNTPHREEALRFIEFMFRPDVIEEFASSQNMIPSVEGAELSDDLALQSVKPFFDEGRITGFLDHQIPPGIPLAEYIQASVFTSDADAALATLDNEWRKIAARTIPVTED, encoded by the coding sequence ATGAGATCCATCCATCCGCTCCGAGGAGCAGTCGCGGCGATCGCCGTCGCCGCGCTCGCCGGGACGCTGGGAGGCTGTTCGGCAGGCAGTGACCTCGGTGTCACGACGCTGAACTTCTTCCAGTTCAAAGGCGAGGCCCGCGAGGACTTCGACGCGATCATCGAGAAGTTCGAGGTCGAGAACCCCGACATCAAGGTCGTGCAGAACCAGGTGGCGGATGCCGACACCATCATCCGCACCCTGCTCGTGAAGGACAAGGCGCCCGATGTCATCACCCTGAACGGCAACGGCAACTTCGGCCGCCTCGCACAGGCCGGGGTGTTCTACGACTTCAGCGATGAGCCGGTGCTCGACACCATCAATCCGGCCGTGCAGGAGATCCTCGCCGATCTCGGCAACAAGGAGGGCGAGGTGAACAGCCTCGGATACGTGAACAACGCCAACGGCATCATCTACAACGCCGACATCTTCGCCGAGCAAGGGATCGAGGTGCCGGAGACCTGGGACGAGCTCATCGCCGCGTGCGAGCAGCTGCAGGATGCCGGCATCCAGCCGATCTACGCCACCCTGGCCGACTCGTGGACGGCGGTGCCGTCGTTCAACGGTCTCGGCGCCTACGCCGTGCAGGACGGGTTCTTCGAGGAGATGCGCGCCGAGGGCGAGAACGTCGGGCCCGACTCGCCCGCCTCGTTCACGCAGGACTTCGCCGAGCCCCTCGACCGCGAGCTGCAGCTGTACTCCTACGCGCAGGAGGGCTTCCGCGGGGCGACCTACGACGACGGCAACGCCGCCTTCGCGCGCGGCGAGGCCGCCATGCTGCTGCAGGGCATCTGGGCCGTCAACGGCATCAAGCAGGTCGACCCCGACATCAACGCCGCGATCTTCCCGTACCCGACGGATGCCGAACAGGACAGGGTGATCGTCTCGGGCGTCGACGTCACCGTCACGATGGGCCGCAACACCCCGCACCGCGAGGAGGCGCTGCGCTTCATCGAGTTCATGTTCCGCCCCGACGTGATCGAGGAGTTCGCGTCCTCGCAGAACATGATCCCCTCGGTCGAGGGTGCCGAGCTCAGCGACGACCTCGCTCTGCAGTCGGTCAAGCCGTTCTTCGACGAGGGCCGGATCACCGGCTTCCTCGATCACCAGATCCCACCTGGCATTCCTTTGGCGGAATACATCCAGGCGTCGGTCTTCACGAGCGACGCGGACGCCGCGCTCGCCACCCTCGACAACGAGTGGCGCAAGATCGCCGCCCGCACCATCCCCGTGACGGAGGACTGA
- a CDS encoding carbohydrate ABC transporter permease — MSTLTEAVRSSASGGTRRARADRIRTTAPRALSAYHWMIWPAVIAFAAFHTVPMLVGVFFSFTNYAGYGDWNFVGVSNYLNLFKDDRVWGAYGFSFLFAIAATILTNAISLAIAMGLNAKIKARNFFRGVYFVPYVLAMLVIGYVFQYLFTNSLPKLLPGIPLIADNILSNPDWAWLAIVTLAVWQGCAFTIIIYLSGLQTIPSELYEAASLDGASSWRQFWAITFPLISAFFTINVVLSLKGYLQVFDPIVALTNGGPGTATESVTMLIFKGGYAGGEFAYQTANAVIFFIVITIVSLLQFRVLQRREADV, encoded by the coding sequence ATGAGCACCCTCACCGAAGCGGTGCGGTCCTCGGCATCCGGCGGCACCCGCCGCGCCCGTGCCGACCGCATCCGCACCACCGCGCCGCGCGCACTCTCCGCGTACCATTGGATGATCTGGCCGGCCGTCATCGCGTTCGCCGCGTTCCACACCGTGCCCATGCTCGTCGGCGTCTTCTTCAGCTTCACGAACTACGCGGGGTACGGCGACTGGAACTTCGTCGGCGTCTCGAACTATCTCAACCTGTTCAAGGACGACCGGGTCTGGGGAGCCTACGGGTTCTCCTTCCTGTTCGCGATCGCGGCCACGATCCTCACGAACGCGATCTCTCTCGCGATCGCGATGGGGCTGAACGCGAAGATCAAAGCGCGGAACTTCTTCCGCGGCGTCTACTTCGTGCCCTACGTGCTCGCGATGCTCGTCATCGGGTACGTGTTCCAATACCTGTTCACGAACTCACTGCCGAAGCTGCTGCCCGGCATTCCGCTGATCGCCGACAACATCCTGTCCAACCCGGACTGGGCGTGGCTGGCGATCGTGACGCTCGCGGTCTGGCAGGGGTGCGCCTTCACGATCATCATCTACCTCTCGGGTCTTCAGACGATCCCGTCCGAGCTCTATGAGGCGGCGTCGCTCGACGGGGCGTCGAGCTGGCGACAGTTCTGGGCGATCACCTTCCCCCTGATCAGCGCCTTCTTCACGATCAACGTGGTGCTGAGCCTGAAGGGATACCTGCAGGTATTCGACCCGATCGTCGCCCTCACCAACGGCGGGCCCGGCACCGCCACCGAGTCGGTGACGATGCTGATCTTCAAGGGCGGCTACGCCGGTGGCGAGTTCGCCTACCAGACGGCCAACGCGGTGATCTTCTTCATCGTGATCACGATCGTCTCCCTCCTGCAGTTTCGAGTACTCCAGCGCCGAGAGGCGGATGTCTGA
- a CDS encoding tyrosine-type recombinase/integrase produces MRLDPSVTTLAEFFGTVRAVVYDGLTSNAEAAYDRAWRRRILPTLGALPLADLRPLVIMNARASWDGSTSTKQEALSLLSKVLGFAVLDDLLTSNPVRAIHRTRGKADEADPSSRALDDLQVRRMLALTAGTPTGQRALAGLAFTGLRLGELVGLRWDDLDEHADLITVRRTLSPNGHGQLEERATKSGRIRRVPILEELRPFLDTARAAGHERIFTGVRGGPFDSGNLSRAVRWPVIRDQIATFPDGMPLRFHDLRHTYVSRLARLGVAPAMIQRVAGHASITTTERYTHTSDTAAAYAVRDAINGLNREVANRGGENAASVGRIRQNPRRAEGFIP; encoded by the coding sequence ATGAGACTAGACCCGAGCGTGACGACCCTCGCCGAATTCTTCGGCACGGTTCGCGCTGTGGTCTATGACGGACTGACCTCGAACGCCGAGGCGGCATACGACCGCGCCTGGCGGCGACGCATCCTCCCGACGCTGGGGGCACTCCCCCTTGCCGATCTGCGGCCGCTCGTCATCATGAATGCACGCGCCTCGTGGGACGGATCGACCTCGACGAAGCAGGAGGCGCTGTCGCTGCTGTCGAAGGTGCTCGGCTTCGCCGTGCTCGATGACCTGCTCACCTCGAACCCCGTTAGAGCGATTCATCGCACCCGCGGCAAGGCTGACGAGGCCGACCCCTCCTCGCGCGCCCTCGATGACCTTCAGGTGCGCCGCATGCTCGCGCTCACTGCCGGCACTCCGACAGGGCAGCGGGCGCTGGCCGGACTGGCCTTCACCGGCCTTCGGCTCGGTGAGTTGGTCGGCCTCCGCTGGGATGATCTCGACGAGCACGCCGACCTCATCACTGTGCGGCGCACTCTGTCGCCCAACGGACACGGGCAGCTAGAAGAGCGCGCGACGAAGAGCGGGCGCATCCGACGAGTGCCGATCCTCGAAGAACTGCGCCCCTTCCTCGACACCGCTCGCGCCGCCGGCCATGAGCGCATCTTCACCGGTGTACGCGGTGGGCCATTCGACAGCGGCAACCTATCGCGTGCCGTGCGCTGGCCAGTCATCCGCGATCAGATCGCGACATTCCCGGACGGGATGCCGCTGCGCTTCCACGACCTGCGACACACCTACGTTTCTCGCCTCGCACGCCTTGGCGTTGCTCCGGCCATGATTCAACGCGTCGCCGGTCACGCCTCGATCACCACAACAGAGCGATACACCCACACCTCGGATACGGCTGCAGCGTATGCAGTGCGCGACGCGATCAACGGGCTAAATCGTGAGGTCGCCAATCGAGGGGGTGAGAACGCGGCAAGCGTGGGCCGGATACGACAAAACCCCCGGCGAGCCGAGGGTTTCATTCCGTAG
- a CDS encoding alpha-galactosidase, protein MHSSDVSSAASVTDERRSPDVLHLRRGGTSVVLEMIAPPVIVHWGEDLGEVDRQALAGLALAAAPQRVSGGLDITPVLSLLPTPAHGWLGTPGLEGHRAGTGISARWTLAGVDATVDRVSISLSDEESRLAATVELRLGASGLLHQRITLRNSGSSAYTVQRLAASFPVPWDATEILDTTGRHLRERSPQRHDATFGTYLRESRRGRPGADDTLLLCAGRPGFGFEAGRVHGIHVAWSGSHTALAERVPTGEAFLAGGELYGPGEVILEPGAAVTTPWIIGSWGDGLNELSWRFHDELRARPQHPRRPRPITLNTWEAVYFDHHLDRLTALADAAAEVGVERFVLDDGWFLGRRDDTAGLGDWQVDTKIWPQGLHPLVDHVRALGMEFGLWVEPEMVNPDSDLAREHPDWILRSRLDLPPVARQQQVLDLAHPEAYAHIAGRLHALLDEYPIAYLKWDHNRDLVDAGTGPGGGSHVHAHTLALYRLLDELKAQHPGLEIESCASGGARVDLGILERTDRIWTSDCIDPLERLDIQRYTGLVVPPELMGAHLTSAVVHSTGRATDLDLSAAIAAFGHFGIERDISRETDADRARIAAWVGFAKRIRPLVATGRVVHVDGTDAGIDVRGIVAPGGAQAVFTITQAATSIAYPAGRVRIPGLDPQKTYRLGVVVPGGEHADAGQSPLRWAQDGVALTGRQLAVTGIRPPVQHPGRTTVVELTAEN, encoded by the coding sequence ATGCATTCCAGCGATGTGAGCAGCGCAGCGTCCGTCACCGACGAGAGGCGCTCCCCCGACGTCCTGCACCTCCGTCGTGGCGGCACCAGTGTCGTACTCGAGATGATCGCGCCGCCCGTGATCGTGCACTGGGGCGAGGATCTCGGCGAGGTCGATCGGCAGGCCCTCGCCGGGCTGGCCCTGGCTGCCGCCCCGCAGCGGGTCTCCGGCGGCCTCGACATCACCCCGGTGCTCTCCCTACTCCCCACCCCCGCGCACGGCTGGCTCGGCACCCCCGGACTCGAGGGGCATCGCGCCGGCACCGGGATCAGCGCCCGCTGGACTCTCGCCGGCGTCGACGCGACGGTGGACCGGGTCAGCATCTCCCTCTCCGACGAGGAGTCACGGCTCGCCGCCACCGTCGAGCTGAGGCTCGGCGCCTCGGGCCTGCTCCACCAGCGGATCACCCTGCGCAACAGCGGTTCGAGCGCCTATACGGTGCAGCGGCTCGCGGCATCCTTCCCCGTCCCGTGGGATGCCACCGAGATCCTCGACACCACCGGACGCCACCTGCGCGAACGCTCGCCGCAGCGCCACGACGCGACATTCGGCACCTACCTCCGCGAGAGCCGCCGCGGCCGGCCGGGCGCCGATGACACCCTCCTCCTCTGCGCCGGCCGCCCGGGTTTCGGCTTCGAGGCCGGCCGCGTGCACGGCATCCACGTCGCATGGAGCGGCAGCCACACCGCACTGGCCGAGCGTGTGCCGACCGGTGAGGCGTTCCTCGCCGGCGGCGAACTCTACGGACCGGGCGAGGTCATCCTCGAACCGGGTGCCGCCGTGACCACGCCGTGGATCATCGGATCGTGGGGCGACGGGCTCAACGAGCTGTCCTGGCGGTTCCACGACGAGCTCCGCGCCCGCCCGCAGCATCCGCGCCGCCCCCGCCCGATCACCCTCAACACCTGGGAGGCCGTCTACTTCGACCACCACCTCGACCGGCTGACGGCACTGGCGGATGCCGCGGCCGAGGTCGGCGTCGAGCGCTTTGTGCTCGACGACGGCTGGTTCCTCGGCCGTCGCGACGACACCGCCGGCCTCGGCGACTGGCAGGTCGACACGAAGATCTGGCCGCAGGGGCTGCATCCGCTCGTCGACCACGTCCGTGCGCTGGGAATGGAGTTCGGCCTGTGGGTGGAGCCCGAGATGGTGAATCCCGACAGCGACCTGGCACGCGAGCATCCGGACTGGATCCTGCGGTCCCGCCTCGACCTGCCGCCGGTCGCCCGCCAGCAGCAGGTACTCGACCTCGCCCACCCCGAGGCGTACGCACACATCGCGGGCCGCCTGCACGCGCTGCTCGACGAATACCCGATCGCGTACCTGAAGTGGGACCACAACCGCGACCTCGTCGACGCCGGAACCGGACCGGGCGGCGGATCCCACGTGCACGCGCACACTCTCGCGCTGTACCGTCTGCTCGACGAGCTGAAGGCCCAGCATCCGGGGCTGGAGATCGAGAGCTGCGCCTCCGGCGGCGCCCGCGTCGACCTCGGAATCCTCGAACGCACCGACCGCATCTGGACCAGCGACTGCATCGACCCGCTCGAGCGCCTCGACATCCAGCGCTACACCGGCCTCGTGGTGCCGCCGGAGCTCATGGGCGCGCACCTCACCAGTGCCGTCGTGCACTCCACCGGGCGCGCGACCGACCTCGACCTCAGCGCCGCGATCGCCGCGTTCGGGCACTTCGGCATCGAGCGCGACATCAGCCGCGAGACCGACGCCGACCGCGCGCGCATCGCCGCCTGGGTCGGCTTCGCGAAGCGCATCCGCCCGCTCGTCGCCACCGGCCGCGTCGTGCACGTCGACGGGACGGATGCCGGCATCGACGTCCGCGGCATCGTCGCGCCCGGCGGTGCGCAGGCCGTGTTCACGATCACGCAGGCCGCGACCTCGATCGCGTACCCGGCCGGCCGCGTCCGCATCCCCGGCCTCGACCCGCAGAAGACCTACCGACTCGGCGTCGTCGTCCCCGGAGGCGAACACGCGGATGCCGGGCAGTCGCCGCTGCGCTGGGCGCAGGACGGTGTCGCACTGACCGGCCGGCAGCTCGCCGTGACCGGCATCCGCCCACCCGTGCAGCACCCCGGCCGCACGACCGTCGTGGAGCTGACTGCAGAGAACTGA
- a CDS encoding LysR family transcriptional regulator, translating into MSNQPLLSRLDLNLLVALDALLTERSVTRAAERLHLSQPALSASLARLRTHFNDQILARRGNTYELTPLAVRLTEHTTTALEAARRVFESQATWSPKDSTREFSIYGSDYGFATIGSEVSRIAAEVAPGVRFRFMLHNPAIVDDALNRLRSVDGMVIPHGHLTDLPYADLWRDSWVVVAAESNELIGDELTMDMLGALPWVLTYQSRTAFTSAARQLQQLGIEPRIESVVESFLALPHFIAGTNRLGLIQAGLAHIAESVAGVRTLEPPFDATPVVNALWWHPVHSRDPEHAWMRGIFEQAAASLSGEPAPASG; encoded by the coding sequence GTGTCCAACCAACCGCTCCTCTCCAGGCTCGACCTGAATCTGCTGGTCGCGCTCGATGCACTGCTGACCGAGCGCAGCGTGACGCGTGCGGCCGAGCGGCTGCACCTGAGCCAGCCGGCGCTGAGTGCATCACTGGCGCGCTTGCGAACCCACTTCAACGACCAGATCCTCGCGCGGCGAGGAAACACGTACGAGCTCACTCCGCTGGCAGTGCGTCTGACCGAGCACACGACGACGGCGCTCGAGGCGGCACGCCGCGTGTTCGAGAGCCAGGCGACGTGGAGCCCGAAAGACTCGACCAGGGAGTTCTCCATCTACGGATCGGACTACGGTTTCGCGACGATCGGAAGCGAGGTGTCGCGGATCGCCGCCGAGGTGGCGCCCGGGGTGCGGTTCCGGTTCATGCTGCACAACCCGGCGATCGTCGACGACGCGCTCAACCGTCTTCGTTCAGTGGACGGGATGGTCATCCCCCACGGTCACCTCACCGACCTCCCGTACGCCGACCTGTGGCGTGACAGCTGGGTCGTGGTGGCGGCGGAGTCGAATGAGCTGATCGGCGACGAACTGACGATGGACATGCTCGGCGCCCTGCCCTGGGTGCTGACCTATCAGTCGCGCACCGCGTTCACGTCGGCGGCGCGGCAGCTTCAGCAGCTCGGGATCGAGCCCCGCATCGAGTCGGTCGTCGAGAGCTTCCTCGCGCTGCCGCATTTCATCGCGGGCACCAACCGCCTCGGCCTGATCCAGGCCGGTCTGGCTCACATCGCCGAATCGGTCGCCGGCGTGCGCACCCTCGAGCCGCCGTTCGACGCGACGCCGGTCGTCAATGCGCTCTGGTGGCATCCGGTCCACAGCCGGGACCCCGAGCATGCGTGGATGCGCGGCATCTTCGAGCAGGCCGCGGCATCCCTGTCCGGCGAGCCGGCACCTGCCAGCGGCTGA
- a CDS encoding ROK family transcriptional regulator, with protein MITDTEAAVARTVLIHGPISRSALAVRMGMSPASLTRLTKPFVDRGILVELDDVVDGVGRPSRPLDVSGGIGTFLGVKLTGGEAHVVLTDVRAQLRGTVVLPLESHKPGVVVDTIIDGMARLVGDGPRPVGIGISVGGVTDGIRVIWGPYLEWEGVPLGELVTAATGLPTRIENDLIALTEAERWFGVVRGLDGFAVITIGVGVGYGVVSGGEVVRNIDSGISLAAHVQLEPHGPLCSEGHRGCAQAMLGSASIAAQATTALHRPVGYDEVLQLATSGNPAARAIVDASARALGRLIALSANLTLHADIVLAGEGMGLFAVAEDEVRAEITAGRDPNASPVRLHVDDSGFTAWARGAAAVAIQAAFERL; from the coding sequence ATGATCACCGACACTGAAGCCGCCGTCGCGCGCACCGTGCTCATCCACGGGCCGATCTCGCGGTCGGCTCTGGCCGTGCGCATGGGGATGTCGCCCGCGAGCCTCACCCGCCTGACGAAGCCCTTCGTGGATCGCGGCATCCTCGTCGAGCTCGACGACGTCGTCGACGGCGTCGGCCGTCCCTCCCGTCCGCTCGACGTCTCAGGGGGCATCGGCACCTTCCTCGGCGTGAAGCTCACCGGCGGCGAAGCTCATGTCGTGCTCACCGATGTGCGCGCGCAGCTGCGCGGCACGGTCGTTCTGCCCCTCGAGTCGCACAAGCCCGGGGTGGTCGTCGACACGATCATCGACGGTATGGCGCGGCTCGTCGGCGACGGCCCCCGCCCGGTGGGCATCGGGATCAGCGTCGGCGGCGTGACCGACGGCATCCGGGTGATCTGGGGCCCGTACCTGGAGTGGGAGGGTGTGCCGCTCGGCGAGCTCGTCACCGCCGCGACCGGATTGCCCACCCGCATCGAGAACGACCTCATCGCGCTCACCGAGGCCGAGCGCTGGTTCGGCGTCGTGCGCGGACTCGACGGTTTCGCCGTCATCACCATCGGCGTGGGCGTCGGGTACGGCGTCGTCTCCGGCGGCGAGGTGGTGCGCAACATCGATTCGGGCATCAGCCTCGCGGCTCACGTGCAGCTCGAGCCGCACGGGCCACTGTGCTCCGAAGGGCACCGTGGCTGCGCGCAGGCGATGCTCGGCTCCGCCTCGATCGCGGCACAGGCCACCACCGCGCTGCATCGCCCCGTCGGCTACGACGAAGTCCTCCAACTCGCGACGTCCGGTAACCCGGCGGCGCGGGCGATAGTCGATGCCAGCGCCCGCGCGCTCGGCCGCCTCATCGCCTTGTCCGCGAACCTCACCCTGCACGCCGACATCGTGCTCGCCGGAGAGGGCATGGGCCTGTTCGCGGTCGCCGAGGATGAGGTGCGGGCCGAGATCACCGCGGGCCGTGACCCGAATGCCTCCCCCGTGCGACTGCATGTCGATGACAGCGGCTTCACCGCCTGGGCGCGAGGGGCTGCAGCAGTCGCGATCCAGGCCGCCTTCGAACGGCTGTGA
- a CDS encoding IS256 family transposase, with translation MALDQSALLELLGELKLTDVTDRIRVATETLYQELIDAEAAAFIGAAPFERTPDRTTQRNGTRRRTLTTTAGELDLRIPKLRQGSFFPSLLERRRRVDQALFAVVMEAYVHGVSTRKVDDLVKALGADTGISKSEVSRICANLDEDVAAFRDRPLADTTYPYVFLDATYCKARVGRRVVSQAVVVAVGIAADGRREVLGFEVGETESQPFWTTFLRSLKARGLDGVKLVISDAHTGLIAAIDTVFQGSSWQRCRVHFMRNVLTSVPKTAGPMVASIIRTIFAQPDTEHVFAQFHEVVRMLTRSHPKIADMLEDAKDDILAFCGFPQQHWRQIWSTNPLERVNKEIKRRTDVVGTFPNPAALLRLAGHVLIEQHDEWDGADRRYFSEHSMKLLNTTEKEVAIPELAAA, from the coding sequence ATGGCTCTTGACCAGTCTGCCCTCCTCGAGCTCCTCGGGGAACTGAAACTCACCGACGTCACCGACCGGATCCGGGTCGCGACCGAAACGCTCTACCAGGAGTTGATCGACGCGGAAGCGGCCGCGTTCATCGGCGCCGCCCCGTTTGAACGCACCCCGGATCGCACCACGCAACGCAACGGCACCCGCCGGCGGACGCTGACCACGACCGCCGGGGAGCTGGATCTGCGGATCCCGAAACTGCGGCAGGGCTCGTTCTTCCCGTCGCTGTTGGAACGGCGCCGCCGGGTCGATCAGGCACTGTTCGCGGTCGTGATGGAGGCCTACGTCCACGGCGTCTCGACCCGGAAGGTCGACGACCTGGTCAAAGCGCTCGGCGCTGACACCGGGATCAGCAAGTCCGAGGTGTCTCGGATCTGCGCGAACCTCGATGAGGACGTCGCTGCGTTCCGCGACCGGCCCCTCGCGGACACCACCTACCCGTATGTGTTCCTCGACGCGACCTACTGCAAAGCACGGGTCGGCCGGCGGGTCGTCTCTCAGGCCGTGGTCGTCGCCGTGGGTATCGCGGCGGACGGGCGGCGGGAAGTGCTCGGGTTCGAGGTCGGGGAGACCGAGTCGCAGCCGTTCTGGACCACGTTCCTGCGGTCGTTGAAGGCCCGCGGGCTGGACGGGGTGAAGCTGGTCATCTCGGACGCGCACACCGGTCTGATCGCCGCGATCGACACCGTCTTCCAAGGCTCCAGTTGGCAGAGATGCCGAGTTCACTTCATGCGCAACGTGCTCACCTCGGTCCCGAAGACCGCGGGGCCGATGGTCGCGTCGATCATCCGCACGATCTTCGCTCAACCCGACACCGAGCACGTGTTCGCGCAGTTCCACGAGGTCGTGCGCATGCTGACACGGTCGCACCCGAAGATCGCGGACATGCTCGAGGACGCGAAGGACGACATCCTCGCGTTCTGCGGGTTCCCGCAGCAGCACTGGCGGCAGATCTGGTCCACGAATCCCCTGGAGCGGGTGAACAAGGAAATCAAACGGCGCACCGACGTCGTCGGCACCTTCCCCAACCCCGCCGCGTTGCTGCGCCTGGCCGGGCACGTCCTCATCGAGCAACACGACGAATGGGACGGCGCCGACCGACGCTACTTCAGCGAGCACTCCATGAAGCTCCTCAACACCACCGAGAAGGAGGTCGCGATCCCCGAACTCGCTGCAGCATAA
- a CDS encoding replication initiator, protein MAWNRDAPLLWDRTRRRLRDWWPSVEFFIVREWQDRGVLHLHALVRIARVEAPTPDGLRDAARDASAFSRIDGAQVVWGDRADCQEIRAGADARRRIWYVSKALNYVLKDVATGEDVPPVAVWAHQTRLHEAARRMRCSMSCVPGECTKEVHRRFGSRSHVVSASRRTKNRPGWSFTGLTRTVQRRLRREWFERMSATAADEPATHPVVPVALGERLAASQRRALVTRIAAGP, encoded by the coding sequence GTGGCGTGGAACCGTGATGCGCCCTTGCTATGGGATCGCACGCGACGTCGGCTGCGCGATTGGTGGCCGTCGGTGGAGTTCTTCATCGTCCGGGAGTGGCAGGACAGGGGCGTGCTGCACCTGCACGCGCTGGTGCGGATCGCACGCGTTGAGGCTCCGACGCCGGACGGGCTGCGGGATGCTGCGCGGGACGCGTCGGCGTTCTCGAGGATCGACGGCGCGCAGGTCGTCTGGGGTGACCGCGCCGATTGCCAGGAGATTCGCGCGGGGGCAGATGCGCGGCGGCGCATCTGGTACGTGTCCAAGGCTCTGAACTATGTCCTCAAGGACGTGGCGACGGGCGAGGACGTGCCGCCGGTCGCGGTGTGGGCGCATCAGACGCGGCTCCACGAGGCGGCGCGGCGGATGCGCTGCTCGATGTCGTGTGTGCCCGGTGAGTGCACAAAGGAGGTTCACCGGCGGTTCGGGTCACGCTCGCATGTCGTGTCCGCGTCGCGGCGCACGAAGAACCGGCCTGGCTGGTCGTTCACCGGCCTCACGCGTACCGTGCAGCGGCGGCTTCGTCGCGAGTGGTTCGAGCGCATGTCTGCCACTGCGGCAGACGAGCCTGCCACGCATCCCGTCGTGCCTGTGGCGCTCGGCGAGCGGCTCGCTGCGAGCCAGCGGCGCGCCCTCGTGACGCGGATAGCGGCGGGGCCGTGA
- a CDS encoding carbohydrate ABC transporter permease, whose translation MSVAAPTTSTTSIITAGRRRRGSADRDDDTRRTNWWATAVIAVCALTVLIPLYLAVVVALKTPDQLVSGTGFEWPNPVRWENFAEAWERTQFPQALMNTALITVGSVVFTMFTSSIAAYALARNMHRPFFKGVFYYLLAALFIPFPIIMLPLVKQTAMLGLDNQVGVIILYTIYGLSLNVFIYSAYIRSIPIELEEAARMDGASTWRVFWQVIFPLLTPMNATVGILTCVWAWNDFILPLVVLTDPGARTLPLAQYVLQGQYNTDYTVAFASYLMAMAPLLIVYIFSQRWVISGVTRGSIK comes from the coding sequence ATGTCTGTCGCAGCCCCCACCACGTCCACCACGTCCATCATCACAGCAGGGCGACGCCGCCGCGGCAGTGCCGACCGTGACGACGACACCCGCCGCACCAACTGGTGGGCCACCGCCGTCATCGCGGTGTGCGCGCTCACCGTCCTCATCCCGCTCTACCTCGCGGTGGTCGTGGCGCTGAAGACGCCCGACCAGCTCGTCAGCGGCACCGGCTTCGAATGGCCGAACCCGGTGCGCTGGGAGAACTTCGCCGAGGCGTGGGAGCGCACGCAGTTCCCGCAGGCGCTGATGAACACGGCGCTTATCACCGTCGGCTCGGTGGTCTTCACGATGTTCACGAGTTCGATCGCCGCCTACGCGCTGGCGAGGAACATGCACCGGCCGTTCTTCAAGGGCGTGTTCTACTACCTGCTCGCCGCCCTGTTCATCCCTTTCCCCATCATCATGCTCCCGCTGGTGAAGCAGACCGCGATGTTGGGGCTCGACAATCAGGTCGGCGTTATCATCCTGTACACGATCTACGGGCTTTCACTGAATGTGTTCATTTACTCCGCCTACATCCGATCGATCCCGATCGAGCTCGAGGAAGCGGCCCGGATGGACGGCGCGTCGACGTGGCGGGTGTTCTGGCAGGTCATCTTCCCGCTGCTCACGCCGATGAACGCCACCGTCGGCATCCTCACCTGCGTGTGGGCGTGGAACGACTTCATCCTGCCGCTCGTGGTGCTCACCGACCCCGGTGCTCGCACGCTGCCGCTCGCACAGTACGTGTTGCAGGGGCAGTACAACACCGACTACACGGTCGCCTTCGCGTCGTACCTGATGGCGATGGCGCCCCTACTCATCGTGTACATCTTCTCTCAGCGCTGGGTGATCTCCGGGGTCACAAGAGGCTCGATCAAGTGA